The following are from one region of the Candidatus Methylomirabilota bacterium genome:
- a CDS encoding NAD-dependent succinate-semialdehyde dehydrogenase: MSDDVKRMYIDGQWVLAEGGATFDVINPADQSAVGRVANGAVPEIRRAVQAAHAAFQGWSGRAPKDRGRILLAIQERMEERRDDLARLVTLENGKPFEEARKEVQFSLGYFGWFGEEARRIGGEWVASPHPGKRYLVLRQAIGPVAAVTPWNFPATMVTRKIAPALAAGCTVVLKPASATPLTALAIAEITQEAGLPPGVFNVLTTNRSRLVGNELLTHPLIRKIGFTGSTDVGKGIMETAAKQIKRLSFELGGNAPFIIFDDADLGPAVEGAAAMKFLRVGGQSCICANRIYVQRSIAGRFVPAFIEAVKRLKVAPGFEPGAQIGPLINEETRAKVHGLVQDAVKHGAKLVTGGHYLTDGPYKNGFFYAPAVLLDVTDEMAIAQEEIFGPAAPVLIFDTEEEVIRRANATTFGLAAYFYTRDLARLMRVSEQLEYGLVGANDATGYTHEIPFGGFKESGLGREGGHEGIEEYTEVKSVVVNLG; encoded by the coding sequence ATGAGTGATGACGTCAAGCGCATGTACATCGATGGACAGTGGGTGCTCGCCGAGGGCGGGGCGACGTTCGACGTCATCAACCCCGCTGACCAGTCGGCGGTGGGTCGGGTGGCCAACGGGGCCGTGCCCGAGATCCGCCGCGCGGTGCAGGCGGCCCACGCCGCGTTCCAGGGCTGGTCGGGGCGGGCACCCAAGGACCGGGGGCGAATCCTGCTCGCCATCCAGGAGCGCATGGAGGAGCGCCGCGACGACCTGGCCCGGCTGGTCACGCTCGAGAACGGCAAGCCCTTCGAAGAGGCGAGGAAGGAGGTGCAGTTCTCGCTCGGCTACTTCGGCTGGTTCGGCGAGGAGGCCCGCCGGATCGGCGGCGAGTGGGTGGCCTCGCCCCACCCGGGCAAGCGCTACCTGGTGTTGCGCCAGGCGATCGGACCCGTCGCCGCGGTGACCCCGTGGAACTTCCCGGCCACCATGGTCACGCGGAAGATCGCGCCGGCCCTGGCCGCCGGCTGCACGGTCGTGCTCAAGCCGGCCTCGGCCACCCCGCTCACGGCCCTGGCCATCGCCGAGATCACGCAGGAGGCCGGGCTGCCGCCCGGCGTCTTCAACGTGCTGACCACGAACCGCTCCCGCCTCGTCGGCAACGAGCTGCTCACCCATCCGCTCATCCGGAAGATCGGCTTCACCGGATCGACTGACGTGGGCAAGGGCATCATGGAGACGGCGGCGAAGCAGATCAAGCGGCTCAGCTTCGAGCTGGGCGGCAACGCGCCGTTCATCATCTTCGACGACGCGGATCTGGGCCCGGCCGTGGAGGGGGCGGCGGCCATGAAGTTCCTCCGCGTCGGCGGTCAGTCGTGCATCTGCGCCAACCGCATCTACGTCCAGCGGAGCATCGCCGGCCGCTTCGTCCCCGCCTTCATCGAGGCGGTCAAACGTCTCAAGGTCGCCCCCGGCTTCGAGCCCGGCGCGCAGATCGGGCCGCTCATCAACGAGGAGACGCGGGCCAAGGTGCACGGGCTGGTCCAGGATGCGGTGAAGCACGGCGCCAAGCTCGTCACGGGCGGGCACTATCTCACGGACGGCCCCTACAAGAACGGCTTCTTCTACGCGCCCGCGGTGCTGCTCGACGTCACCGACGAGATGGCCATCGCCCAGGAGGAGATCTTCGGACCGGCCGCCCCCGTGCTGATCTTCGACACCGAGGAGGAGGTGATCCGCCGGGCCAACGCCACTACCTTCGGCCTGGCCGCCTACTTTTACACCCGCGACCTGGCCCGGCTGATGCGGGTGTCCGAACAGCTCGAGTACGGCCTGGTGGGCGCCAACGACGCCACCGGCTACACCCACGAGATCCCCTTCGGGGGCTTCAAGGAGTCGGGGCTCGGCCGGGAGGGTGGACACGAGGGCATAGAGGAGTACACTGAGGTGAAATCCGTCGTCGTCAACCTGGGTTAA
- a CDS encoding FmdB family zinc ribbon protein, translating to MPLYEYFCETCAKEVAVTMSISEHDKAQAACPHCGGTAMRPLVSTIFTQTSRKS from the coding sequence ATGCCTCTCTACGAGTACTTCTGCGAGACGTGCGCGAAGGAAGTCGCTGTCACCATGTCCATCAGCGAGCACGACAAGGCCCAGGCCGCCTGCCCGCACTGTGGCGGCACGGCAATGCGGCCGCTGGTGAGCACGATCTTCACTCAGACCTCACGAAAGTCCTGA
- a CDS encoding type 1 glutamine amidotransferase domain-containing protein — translation MKLTGKRIAILAENMYQEMELWVPYYRLKEEGAEVKVVGAGGAKTYASKHGYPVTVDVQADQVKAVEFDAVVVPGGYAPDLMRRHAAMVALVREAAQQGKVVAAICHAGWMLVSAGLLEGRKATSFFSIKDDLIAAGANWVDEEVVVDGTLITSRKPDDLPAFCRAIVQALAKS, via the coding sequence ATGAAACTGACAGGCAAGCGGATCGCGATCCTGGCCGAGAACATGTACCAGGAGATGGAGCTGTGGGTGCCCTACTATCGCCTCAAGGAGGAGGGGGCCGAGGTGAAGGTGGTCGGGGCCGGCGGCGCCAAGACCTACGCCTCCAAGCACGGCTATCCGGTAACGGTGGACGTGCAGGCCGATCAGGTGAAGGCGGTAGAGTTCGACGCGGTGGTCGTTCCCGGCGGGTACGCGCCGGACTTGATGCGTCGTCATGCGGCCATGGTGGCTCTGGTGCGCGAGGCGGCCCAGCAGGGCAAGGTGGTCGCCGCCATCTGCCATGCCGGCTGGATGCTCGTGTCGGCGGGCCTGCTCGAGGGACGCAAGGCCACGTCCTTCTTTTCCATCAAGGACGACCTCATCGCCGCCGGCGCTAACTGGGTCGACGAGGAAGTCGTGGTCGACGGGACCCTGATCACGTCGCGCAAGCCCGACGACCTCCCCGCGTTCTGCCGGGCGATCGTGCAGGCGCTGGCGAAGAGCTAG
- a CDS encoding plasmid stabilization protein: MATIIIRNLDEEVAERLRLQARLRGVSVEQEARRILADGTRLTRAEIAARAVAIRARQRPHRSRGVDLIREDRER; this comes from the coding sequence GTGGCGACCATCATCATCCGCAACCTGGACGAGGAGGTGGCCGAGCGCCTGCGGCTGCAGGCTCGCCTCCGCGGGGTGTCGGTCGAGCAGGAGGCCCGGCGCATCCTGGCCGATGGCACACGGCTGACCCGCGCCGAGATTGCGGCACGCGCCGTCGCCATCCGCGCCCGCCAGCGCCCGCATCGCTCCCGTGGCGTGGATCTGATCCGAGAAGACCGGGAACGATGA